The segment tttagtattttttataatttgtatcAATCAAATAACATCTATTATAGTTGACCTTCAACATATGATATTATTGTGTAGCcatatgaatttatgaaagCTTAGACAAACAAAATAGTAAAGCTATTTTTCAATACACTCTTTTCCTACATAACAATAGGGGGAGTACTACAATTTAATAACTCGTCATGGATTCCATGGACATTTCAAGTTTTTCTGTGTTTTCACAAAATCAGTTGACGAACAATTTCGCTAAGCACTGACCCTACCTTagtatttatatgaaaattcattTATTATATGATCTCTAAGTTCTTGTCCTTCCTCACCATTTACATGAAATTCAGCTTTTTACCTAAGCACCTTGTAAACAGGAGTGGGGTTTCCTCCACTTCCCCATTTCCCCCCTAGGTGGATACAACTAACCTTTTGTCTCTTATGGACAACAGAATAGTGTTACATTTTAGAGATGTCATTTCTGGTTTTCAGGGACTTTAATGTGGTTATACTTTATTTGGTGTTCAACTATCATCTTGTTGCTAGTTCAAATTCTATTTCGTGCTTGCAATGTGAAGTTTCTGCAAGATTATAGTTCACTAATCCTCAATCATGCAGGTCTGCTATGCTTACAAGAGAAGAGCTAAAATTAGATTTATGGTTATGAACCGACACCCGTGAAATCCCACCAGGTGAGGTTCGGAAAATATAATGTGTATAACTTCTGGGTTTACTCCTGTAGTTTGTCAAATTTTGGGAGTGTTAAAATTGCACTTGAAAGCTTGAGGATAAATGATCCCTGGTTTCTATTTTTGTAACCAGTAGTTGGAATCTAGTATTTCTTCTTTGAATTGTGAGCTGGCAATGCGAAAGAAGAGAGCAGGAGGGGTTGCTCGACGGTAAACACCCTCCACCTCCAACCTAAGGTTGTGAGAACCAAAATGATGGGAACTCCTAGTTGAGGGCGTAAAAGAAAGCAAAGAAAGCGAAAGAAAGAAGAATCTCATTagtcattagattgagtatattcaTGTGCAAAAGGAAATTACCTGTTGGAGCAGATTTGAAGGGAAAATAGCAGCTGGTCATAGTTTAGAATACTAATGCAAGTACTGTCACAAATCTCTTAGGAACCAAGAAAAGGAATGGCTCCTGAACAGGAATTGCATGGAAAGATAAAGAGAAGAAGCTAGAGAGAGGCATATTGATACTACTTCACATTAATCCCCAATGTACAAGTCCCCTTAGTTTATAATACAATCAAACAACTAAACTGTTAACTGACTTAATCCCCTATAACGAACTAACTGATATGATGTTACATTTATAGGGCTTGACAATTACAAGTACACCCCTCAATACTGACTACTCATCTCGgatttgaaattgaatataacatatatataaagtggaAAATGTATACAAAGTGAATATATTGATAGCATTTCTCAACTCCTCACAGACTTAGGTTGAATATCTTCTGCATATACTTTTTATACGCCCAGCATTATCTTGATGTTGGTTTCAGTATTAATGATGTCCTTAAATAGACCGTCTAAACTACCTCACAAAGGACTCGTGCATAGCATAATCTGTCAATATAGTTCTGCGTTTATCATCTTTTGTTAGTTTATTGTGCTGAATTATTTTCTTTGAGCTAGCTCTTCTGCTGCGTATTTTGTTCTTGTATTGACTTCTCAATTATTGTTTGTTTTGGATTCAACAGTTCAATTGTTTTGGTAGTATGcgtgtataattttttaattactattgatGCAAAATATTGATCGGAAAAAAATTCATACAGCAGCTCAACTAAGCAGAAACAACACACgaaaatgtataattttttaattactattgatGCAAAATATTGATCGGAAAAAAATTCATACAGCAGCTCAACTAAGCAGAAACAATACACGAAAATAGCCTAAAACAGAAGAAAAAAGCACAAAGTTTGAACCTTTAAACTCAGAATCAACAAAGTAACCCCAATATTAAACCAACAAAACAAATTACCAACTCACCAACTACACAGAACAAAACAGTATGAAATTAAACCCCACATCAAGTCAAATGAAGAACTCAAACCATAATAAGAAAGAGCTCATACCTTTATCGAAAAATCAGGAAAGGCCTTTGGGCTTAAAAGGGTCTCTGCAAcaatgaattcaagaacaagaacaCATTTTACACAATGCAGATTTGCggtaaattaaaagtaaaaaaatgttCTGTAAGTAAATTTCTTGTCCCTATCCAATACTCAATCCATATTTTCTCAAGATTTTGTTCTGCTCTTTTCAGAGTCTCAATATTCTTTTTGTCTGCTCCATTATCTCCTTATGAAATATGGCTCATTTCACACTCTAGGTGGGAAAATTACTGATCATGTCTTTCTAGTGTGAAATTGAGGCTACccctttcttcctttttccccctttttaaTATGCTTTGACTGAACTATTATGTGTTTTGAATTCTTGATGTTACTACTTACTATGTATACTTAATTTCTGTTTACTAAATTTTTCCTATCTCTGCCTAGCAGTGTCAAGATTGCACATTTTTGTACTATAAAACAAAGAAGAGTAAAAGGTAGATTTAGAGTGACAACAACTGCTCCACACCAAAACTCACAAGCAACAATATTCCAACCAACACTACCAAAATAGAAAGAGCAAAGATTTAACTGGAAAGAACAAAACTCTAATGCATAGCCTATCAGTTCCTTCCTCCAGAATCTCAAATTAAGCCTAAGGAAGGAATATAATAATATCCTTAAATTTGAGAGAAACTActggaaattaaaaaattgacgAAGGTGCTAACTACTTCTCAAATCGCTTTACTACGGATGTGAGAGAGCACAATGCGTTCAACTGCATCCTAGAAATCAACTACGAAAACGTCAATGCAACAAGACGAAGAAACTCCAAGCTAAACCTACAAGAACTTAGAAAATTAGTTCCGATGAAAAACTCATATATGAACAGAGGAAGTTCAAAAGAATTCTGATAAAGAAAACTTACTGCATTCTCAcaacaaaatctgaaaaaaaaattaaaatagaacaCGGAAACCATAATGACCcaatcaaaattgaaaacataacaattaaaattattggGACTTccaaaacacaagaaaaattGAACATCACAAAAACCCAGAAAATTAATTCAGATGGAAAAAGCCATATATGAATGGAGGAAGTTGAAAAGAGTTGTGATATAGAAAACCCAATTAAAGCAACCACAAAGTAAATTGCGATAGAAAAAGATCAAATTAACAGCAAATTAATAACTACATataagaaaaaacaacaaaaatttacTGCATGTGaaaaaaacacaacaaaaatctgaaatagtAATTCAAGATAGAATAATCACTCAaccaaaattgaattgaaatcaAATcgattaaaattacaaaaacccATAAAATTAAAAgcatatcaattaaaattattgagacTTCCAAAACAACAGGAAAATGCGACACCAATAATATGGAAAAAGAATGCAAATTTTCACTCACCCAAATCAAATTTAGTATATTCACAGGCCTAGACCAGATTTGGTTCCCGAACTTCAATTTTGAGGAAAAGAAAGATGatgcaagaagaactgaatGAAAACCGAAGAACCTTACCTAGATGGAATGCTAAAGGAAACAGCAAAACACTGATGACATGAAGACACACAAAGTGACATATAACCAGAGAAAGACACGTAATGATAATTGATATGTGAAAAGACAAAAATGCCCTTTACAACAATGATGACACAGACATGTTGAACAAGCCTTTTCTAATATAAGTAAAGTTATATATAacacatcaaataaaaaatagttctttgaaaaaattttaataaaaaaaattgagtcaaTTTGGACAACATATCAacctaatttttaattaattgggtCACTTAAATGGGCAGGGTAGATTGAATTTCATTTGTTACCCCTTTAACTGGGCCAGAGCCTAAAATTTTCAGCATTAATCTTAATGGGCTCAAATTCAATGAACATTAGGAGCCTATGTCATTGgctcaaaattcaaattcagtAGATATTTCTTTGTAGAAAATAATGTACTTTATTGAATTTGCTTACTTCATAATGTTCAAGTTATAAAATAGTTGGCATGAGCCTAGACTTTAACTTATTAcacatattaaattatttccataattttattttacataagtATTGTTTGTCAAATGCCTTTGTATATTATAGGTGtatattcacatatcataggtgtatattttgtatatcataGGTGTATATTACGTATATCTTGTGTATATTATTCTAAAGGAAGCTCTACATTACCGTCATAATTTACtaagaatatataaaaagaacacCATATAATTAAGGACACAATATTAttgtatattgatgatattatcaactattacaatattacaaaaacttaataaataaaattactcCACCGCGACTTCACTGTAATCACGGCGACAAATGGTACATGTTATCTTCCGATCCATCCAAGTTGATATACAACTCCTGTGATAGATGTGGTTGCATAGGAGTACACATGCACGTTTGGTTTTCCTAAACTCCGGGAGGCAAATTTGACATGTATTGTCATTGAAACAAATACCGTCTAACTCGGAGCAAGGATAATCCCACCCCAAGCTTCTAAGATTAGAGATGCTGGATCTCTTCCATTAAGATTTATGATTGGAGGTGGTATTTGCCTGGTTGACAAAGCAAGTTTTTAGAGGAAGTTGATTGAATATTGTAGTAGCTAGGGAGCAATTAAAGATGATTTAATTTGAAAGTGTTTTATAACTAAGTTAATAATTAGCTAGTGCCATTTTATAGGCAAAagaagagaaaggaaaaaagaagaagagcgAACTCTTACTACACATACAAAATCTAaccaattaatttttaaaggaaGTTCTACCATTCTGTCATTATTTACTAAGAATATAAACAAAGAACACAATATTTATTGCAATTAACGGTATTAAAGCAACTATCATAATATTCAACCACGCATGGATGCACGCACCCACGCgcacactacaacaaaaacaattttagCGGTATTAAATATTAACATTACTAAAGAGggctaaagtctttaccggcattagttaagtgtcattagaaccaatgtcgctaaaggctttaggaacatatacaaagagtgacaattgccaaaaaaaatacatttttagcggcaattaagaattaattaccgctaatgatatttttattgtagtgaCGGATGCCCGCACGCACGCATTCATGCACACACGGGGATGCACGGatgcacaaaaaaaattagatagaTAGAACAAGGtgcatattacaaaaaaaaatgcataCATAAGGGTGCAAATTGTAAAGTAATCAGAAATTGTTAGATAGGTTTACCAaaaattctcaattttcttGAGACATTGGAAAtaagtatcatcaatatataataGTATTTAACAAAGCTTAGATTTGTGATTTCTCACCAGGTCCCCcgtaaagaagaaaaaggtaaGACACTTTATCACTCTCAAGTCGTTCAAAAATAGCCTGATACATATTAGGATTATCAATATGTATGGTCACTTTATCCACTTGATTCACCATTCCCGTCTCGTTTAGAACTATGATACTTCTACAAAATGCGTCATAAAGATTGTCTCCGATTGGAAAATAACTTGATCCCATTGGAGGTTTAGGTACACCTGGTGGACTATACACGACTCCTCCCCATTCAACATTGGTAGCAAAGCTTGCCAAGCCAGTAAAGATTTCTTGCGGCCAAAATCCAACTTGTTCATAGTTGTCTGATAATAAAAGCCACCAATTTCCACTGTCCAAATccttattttcataaaaaaaataaaaaatgttgatGTCAAATAATGTTTGTGTGCTTTTCCAAATAAACAACCTTTTACTTATAAAAACTTTGATATAAATTCTAAATatataagacaaaaaaaaaaacctgtTCAATGTACATTCTTCCCTCAAATGTAGTGCCTCCACGGTGTGCAACACTATCCATGAGTGACATATCAAGAGGTATTCCAGTGTTTACTTGTACAAATCCAGAGCAAAACGTATTGAAACAATTTGTTTTATCAacctaaaaatagaaatatataacGAATCCACAAACTTTTTTTTAGTTCGAAGTTTATAGTTAAATGAAAAGACGTGTCACTTTCAAGCACTCacgataaaaaaaaacatagaggTTCATAAGATAAGTTACCTGAGTATGTATATATAACCTAGTTTTGGTATCTCCGTATAATGTTGGGTCTACCTGAAGtacaaaatatatacattaaaatatacaatcaaaaatggttaattttttctaaagtaAAAGATATAAGTTTCATGTTAGAGATACAATATTTAATCATTATCACATCTCATTCTAATGAAACAATTAAATTACATGTGTAAATGGACATGTTAAACTTACTCTCCAACCAACTTGTAAGATTTCTGAGCCTTGTTGAATTTTTAGTCGACATGCACTATGTTGACGACCACTAACTTCAGGATTGTAAAAATTAGTTACCATGCCAGCGCCCTTAAACTTGTTATTTGCATCATATGGAGTTCGCGCTATTGCAACCTAAATAtgataaatacataattttattaacTCATATAAGATATCCAAACCTAAGAAGCCCCTTGTTGTAAATTAGACtaacaagattaaaaaatgttgttttcttaGAGTACGTTAGATCAACATGTTAGaaacttttcaaatgaaaattgaAACTGAAAGATAAAAAGTATGATAAAATCTTCATAGTCATGTAATGTACCTTATATCCAGATATGTATCTTTCTTTTGGCCCACTATTGTTGTTGCTCTGCATTAGACAACATTGCAATATATGAGTTTTTCCATGATGATTATTGTAAACTTTTTATGTTTGTGTatcaacaatttttctttttctacatAATACATGGACTCTTAAGTAATGAATTATTCAAGTAAAAGCACTAAGTTGTTCATAAATTATCTTACTACATCAAATTGAGCATCAAATGTGACATCTTCCGGTGGTGGTGGCAGATGTATTTGTCTTAAAATGTCATCTTTCGTAATTCTCTTAACAGGAACAGTCCCAAAAGGACAACCTCCATCCTTTGACCATATTGTCGATGACCAGCTGCTTGTTGAGTCACTTGCATTTTTCTTTGTACTTGATAAAGTCGGTTTCATCTGTCCCATCGAATGTTCAGTTATATGTCAACAATATCCTATTCTTGTTTAATAAAACAAAGGGAATACGGAATGAGCGTAAATATATACCTTAGGATGAAAATTGTGGTCCTTCAACAACGGGTGATCAAATGCATGTTGTTTGTAGAAATCTACACAATCATATATATCCCCATACTTAGTCTGCAAACAAAAACTTCGGTTCAAATCCTTTGTTCAAACTATTATCTACATCAATGTAAGTAACTAGTGGGGAATAACAATAAAGTTAGTTCATGCATATATGATTTGGCTTACACTAAGAAATTTCAAAGGATTTGAgtgataataataacaaattaattttaatttttttgaagtagTCTTTTCTTGAGGGGATAATTTTGATTCGACTCCTCTTCATTTTccctaaatttttatttggttGAGATAAACACACTTTATAGATTTAAATTAATGATTAAGATTTGATAAATTAAAGATGAGTATTAACTATGATTAAGATAATTAAtcactttcaaatatttttcttaaatattttttaatcctACAATTTTAGCCACtaaatttattctttcttttttccttaaaagCGACCCAATCATAGAGCTTTAAAGGTTTAAGTATGTATCTTcaattattctttattatatCAAAGAGGGATAATgtccaagtaccccctcaacctatgcccgaaattttagagacacacttatactatactaaggtcctactacccctgaacttattttattaataatttttttaccccttttcgacctacatggcactatcttgtgggcccaacgatggttgacttttttttaaaattagtgccacgtaggctaaaaaggggtagaaaattacttataaaataagttcaggggtttttaggaccttagtataggataagtgtgtctctggaatttcaggtaataggttgaggggtacttatgcattttccctttattttttcaaatatttgatcgCTACATATGTGTAAtgtaattatacatatatttttgaagtGAGAGGTTCCTAATTTATCTTCTCTTTAAACattgaacatttttttttactaaaggCAAATAagaatttacaaatatatatatttaggagTGATATCATGTACAACTAAAATTGTgggattaaaaatatttttaaaacaaatatatggaagtaattaattatcttaatcataattaaaacttaTCTACAATTTATTAGATCTCGACCATTGATTTAAATCTATGATATGTGTCTCTcatttaaataagaatttggggaaaatgaaagaaaaaaaataaatagagagaAGCCAAATCCAAATAATTTGACAGATTaacttttattacttttttcctatatatatagGGGGGAAAATGTAGTACACTTTGTTTGattcttaaaaattgaattttatggcCGGGTCGTTTTAATCGTGTTCGTAtttattaaactaaaaataaatatataaaaaaaaaatcacacatTGAGATTATATGTGATCGTTGTGTTAGcaagaatttttcttttttatgatttatgtgttaaaacacataataattaagttattttgatGGAAAAAACTCAATAGTTATATGactatttatttatgaaatttacgCCTCTAATATTTGACAATGAAAAGTTGACTTGGTGTTTGTGTGTaggtaaaaagtactataatgTAGAGGGTTGACAATTTTCAAGTATCAACAAACAAttctaaaaagggaaaagaatgtaagattttttttccagaaactatgtgagaaaaaaaattcacttcgaaatcaatattatcaatcaaaaataataatgctTGAAGAGATTTACGAgcacaataaatttaaaaagattagAATATTACCTGAACAATTTTGATTGCTGGCTTATTTAAGAGTTTTAGTTGTCTTTCTAATTCCGCGTCTTTTGATTTGGACAAAATCCTCTCTCCTTGTACTCCATCAtaactcaaaagaaaatatagtatcaacaaaattttttgatgcatcatgaatttatttatttttataggcATGAATGTAAGGTGTTTTTGGAAAATCAAACTACAATTAGGAAGACCCTTCGTAAAGAACTAAGTTAGACTATTATATAAGATATTGAATTTAAGCATgaatacataatttaaaaagatttttatttagtaaatgTCTATTGCTCATTAAGTAAGTTTCAACTAATATCTAAAATAACAGTCTAACAtagattttaataaaattaatttatgaagtttGATGATTTCACATTTATGTAATATCAAAAAGAACATTTGACCAAATGACTATAAATATCCACCTAGtatccaattatttttttaccatATGATTGGTCATATTTAAAATGTTCAcgatttatataaaattaaatcaaataatttaatcgaactaaaatgatttttatttagtaaatgATATTGCTCATTAATAAGTTTTAACTAACATCCAAAAAAGCAGTCTAACATAGATGTGAATAGAATTAATTCATGAGGCTCGGTGATTTCACATTTATgtaatatccaaaaaaaaaaacttttgactatatgactatatatatgatatatccACCTAATATCCACTTTTTAAAACCATATCAGTTATATCTAAAATGTTCATGATTTAAATAAAATCGagctaaataaaataatcaaacatatatttttcttattgatacTTGCTTGATTTCCTTATTTACTTCATTGGTACTTGGTTCG is part of the Solanum pennellii chromosome 8, SPENNV200 genome and harbors:
- the LOC107027817 gene encoding uncharacterized protein LOC107027817; the protein is MPIKINKFMMHQKILLILYFLLSYDGVQGERILSKSKDAELERQLKLLNKPAIKIVQTKYGDIYDCVDFYKQHAFDHPLLKDHNFHPKMKPTLSSTKKNASDSTSSWSSTIWSKDGGCPFGTVPVKRITKDDILRQIHLPPPPEDVTFDAQFDVSNNNSGPKERYISGYKVAIARTPYDANNKFKGAGMVTNFYNPEVSGRQHSACRLKIQQGSEILQVGWRVDPTLYGDTKTRLYIHTQVDKTNCFNTFCSGFVQVNTGIPLDMSLMDSVAHRGGTTFEGRMYIEQDLDSGNWWLLLSDNYEQVGFWPQEIFTGLASFATNVEWGGVVYSPPGVPKPPMGSSYFPIGDNLYDAFCRSIIVLNETGMVNQVDKVTIHIDNPNMYQAIFERLESDKVSYLFLLYGGPGEKSQI